Proteins encoded within one genomic window of Gloeobacter kilaueensis JS1:
- a CDS encoding methyltransferase family protein translates to MGERGEGWVIAQGLVLGLFVLAPGASTPWPLGALWTLLGGLLTALGSLVLLLAVSGLGRNLSPFPRPVPDGQLVTSGLYALVRHPLYTGLMLVCLGVALWTNSPARLALSAVLLWLLDGKASREEAWLQERFLEYENYRRRVGKFFPGVY, encoded by the coding sequence ATGGGAGAGCGCGGCGAGGGATGGGTCATTGCTCAAGGTCTGGTGCTGGGACTGTTCGTCCTCGCTCCTGGCGCAAGCACGCCCTGGCCGCTGGGAGCACTATGGACCCTCCTCGGTGGGCTACTCACCGCTCTGGGCTCGCTGGTGTTGCTGCTGGCAGTGAGCGGACTTGGGCGTAACCTATCTCCTTTTCCCCGGCCTGTACCTGATGGCCAGCTGGTGACGAGTGGCCTCTATGCTCTGGTGCGCCACCCGCTCTATACCGGACTGATGCTCGTCTGTTTGGGAGTCGCCCTCTGGACCAACAGTCCTGCCCGATTGGCTTTGAGTGCTGTGCTGTTGTGGCTGCTCGATGGTAAAGCAAGCCGGGAGGAAGCCTGGCTTCAGGAGCGATTTCTAGAGTATGAAAACTACCGGCGACGAGTGGGTAAGTTCTTCCCCGGCGTGTATTGA
- a CDS encoding apolipoprotein N-acyltransferase: MSTEATSQKRFNVLAGAQLLQLRLPERFWPGWCLGLGYGLASSLWIWGTLPSEWLAIPTLPTGAALIGTTWLGMAILVGLPFGAWAWLRGRLPPSARPLLAPVAVTVAWSLHPLPLFAPGYLLAYTPLELLAHLGGVHILTGCFFLFLELFSPARLSERSGLALLCAALWYLPPRAMPALSRPEHHLKLFILQPAAARPGRLAYQSAHRLLKQLPADAFVVLPEGVFQTPAQSADWQRALANRTAVWGEIRPGALGLRNTLVALTPTANLFTYDKRHLAPGGEWLGPAGIDWLMHRLTGLAPYVAGQSTGLWLSPFGPVAVALCYDIAWPLEYPARFALVLSNDDWLGSGFLWLRDRIERIRAIELGIPILRVANRRSRLSYPDRPARQFPNAPGIFSVDLAY, from the coding sequence ATGTCTACTGAGGCGACCAGTCAGAAGCGCTTCAACGTCCTGGCGGGTGCCCAGTTGCTGCAGCTCAGGCTGCCGGAACGCTTCTGGCCCGGCTGGTGTCTCGGTTTGGGATACGGCCTTGCCTCTTCTCTGTGGATCTGGGGAACTCTGCCCAGTGAATGGCTCGCCATCCCAACCTTGCCAACCGGAGCGGCCCTCATCGGCACAACCTGGCTGGGCATGGCCATCCTCGTCGGCCTGCCCTTCGGAGCCTGGGCCTGGTTGCGGGGACGTCTGCCTCCGTCAGCCCGCCCGCTTCTGGCTCCCGTGGCCGTAACCGTTGCCTGGAGCCTGCACCCGCTGCCTCTTTTTGCCCCCGGCTACCTGCTCGCCTACACACCCCTAGAACTCCTGGCTCACCTGGGCGGCGTTCACATCCTCACCGGCTGCTTTTTTTTGTTTCTGGAGCTGTTCAGCCCCGCCCGCCTGAGTGAAAGAAGCGGGCTTGCACTCCTGTGCGCAGCACTCTGGTATCTGCCACCCAGAGCCATGCCTGCACTTTCTCGACCTGAGCATCACCTCAAGCTCTTCATCCTCCAACCTGCGGCAGCTCGACCCGGCAGGCTGGCCTACCAGAGTGCCCACCGCCTGCTGAAACAGCTCCCCGCCGATGCTTTTGTGGTTCTGCCGGAGGGTGTCTTCCAGACTCCGGCGCAATCTGCCGACTGGCAACGCGCTCTAGCTAACCGTACCGCTGTCTGGGGAGAGATCCGTCCAGGAGCGCTCGGGCTTCGCAACACCCTGGTTGCCCTCACTCCGACAGCCAATCTGTTCACCTACGACAAGCGACACCTTGCTCCCGGTGGCGAATGGCTGGGTCCGGCGGGGATAGACTGGCTGATGCACCGCCTCACGGGCCTCGCTCCTTACGTCGCCGGTCAGTCCACTGGCCTGTGGCTCTCTCCCTTCGGTCCCGTCGCTGTCGCCCTCTGCTATGACATCGCCTGGCCCCTGGAATATCCCGCTCGCTTTGCCCTTGTTCTCAGCAACGATGACTGGCTCGGCTCCGGCTTCCTCTGGCTGCGCGATCGGATCGAACGTATTCGGGCCATCGAATTGGGCATACCGATTCTGCGCGTTGCCAACCGTCGCAGCCGCCTGAGCTATCCAGACCGTCCTGCCCGTCAGTTCCCGAATGCTCCGGGCATCTTCAGCGTCGATCTGGCTTACTGA
- a CDS encoding JmjC domain-containing protein: MITTFQEVIFPISVDDFLHRYWEREPLYIFRDNPYYYNGLINFDDFEQLILSTWPGPENILASRIDPLSGLGHYKNYSADDPHAISKILFDYASGFTIALFGLTKRSQAVHQLVRSAEQLLLGTGSAGLYAKAGEPQGFRIHKDPHDSYVLQLEGIKQWTIYEPQRLFPIPHDDDSYEVDESTLGSSILQVELHPGDMLYVPRGFVHEVRSNAAALSLSLIFRSCKRSDLLQETVNLLIARNPELRRSVQGSFVAFTLENHQHTVHSIRDACLQALSDEVVEQAIENIKRNMTGTIVPSQRGKFSQALRVTSLSHFSVLRKREGNIFHLEKTPAGLILTFPGGCISLQPELLTMLRFILEREQFTLDELSGTCGHELALPLVQRLVIEGFLFVEDSLTPILPGAESSNSSGLLCTDSP, translated from the coding sequence ATGATCACCACGTTTCAGGAAGTCATTTTCCCTATCTCGGTAGACGATTTTCTACATCGCTACTGGGAGAGAGAACCTCTGTACATTTTCAGAGATAATCCGTATTACTACAATGGCTTGATCAATTTTGATGATTTCGAGCAGCTAATTCTTTCGACATGGCCAGGCCCAGAGAACATCCTGGCTTCAAGGATCGATCCGCTCAGCGGTCTTGGGCACTACAAGAACTACTCTGCCGACGACCCGCACGCCATATCGAAGATCCTGTTCGATTACGCCTCGGGTTTCACGATCGCGCTGTTTGGCCTGACCAAACGCAGTCAGGCCGTCCATCAGCTCGTCCGCAGTGCTGAGCAATTGCTGCTGGGCACAGGCAGCGCCGGTCTGTACGCGAAAGCCGGAGAACCGCAGGGCTTCAGAATCCATAAAGATCCCCATGACTCCTACGTCCTTCAGCTTGAAGGGATCAAGCAGTGGACAATCTACGAACCTCAGCGCCTGTTCCCCATTCCACATGATGACGATTCTTACGAGGTCGATGAGAGCACTCTCGGCTCGTCCATCCTGCAAGTCGAGCTGCATCCTGGAGATATGCTCTACGTGCCGCGAGGATTTGTACATGAAGTTAGAAGTAATGCTGCTGCCCTGAGCCTGTCGCTCATCTTCAGGAGCTGCAAGCGGAGCGACCTGCTGCAGGAAACCGTCAATCTCCTGATTGCCCGCAACCCGGAGCTGCGACGTAGTGTGCAAGGCAGTTTTGTGGCATTCACGCTGGAAAATCACCAGCATACCGTTCACAGCATTCGAGACGCCTGTTTGCAGGCTCTAAGCGATGAAGTCGTCGAGCAGGCGATCGAGAACATCAAACGTAACATGACCGGGACGATCGTTCCGTCTCAACGCGGCAAATTTTCTCAAGCGCTTCGGGTTACCTCCCTTTCTCATTTTTCCGTTCTTCGCAAGCGTGAAGGAAACATCTTCCATCTTGAGAAAACACCAGCAGGTTTGATCCTAACTTTCCCTGGCGGCTGTATTTCTCTGCAGCCTGAACTGCTCACAATGCTCCGTTTCATTCTTGAGCGAGAACAATTCACCCTCGACGAGTTGTCTGGCACCTGCGGCCATGAACTGGCTCTGCCGCTGGTTCAGCGGCTGGTTATTGAAGGATTTTTGTTCGTTGAGGACAGTCTCACTCCGATTCTTCCCGGAGCAGAATCTTCAAACTCCAGCGGTCTACTTTGCACTGATTCACCTTGA
- a CDS encoding nucleotidyl transferase AbiEii/AbiGii toxin family protein: MIPAQNIIAWSGQAPWAEQRQVEQDLIISRALVALFGDSFLAQQLRFRGGTALNKLHLPKPLRYSEDIDLVRTTGGPIRPVLDHVHDVLDPWLGQPKFDQSPVAPKFRYVIEGEDKTPIRLKIEINTREREAYDPIQLRPFKVENPWFSGAADIPIFSDEELLATKLRALLQRKKGRDLIDLSHALAIFEALDVQKVVDLFGRYLMATETVISRAQAEQRMFEKLDERNFMADVRPLLAADERETFDEAAARASFIAVFDQIIRLLPGAAWARTDEMRKRFGL; this comes from the coding sequence ATGATTCCGGCGCAGAACATCATCGCGTGGTCAGGGCAGGCTCCGTGGGCAGAACAGCGGCAGGTCGAACAGGATCTCATCATCAGCCGCGCGCTCGTTGCGTTGTTCGGCGATTCCTTCCTTGCCCAGCAGCTGCGGTTCCGTGGCGGAACGGCGCTCAACAAGCTGCATCTGCCAAAACCGCTGCGCTATTCGGAAGACATTGACCTGGTGCGCACCACCGGCGGCCCCATTCGCCCGGTCCTGGACCACGTGCATGACGTTCTCGATCCGTGGCTGGGACAGCCGAAATTCGATCAAAGCCCCGTCGCCCCGAAGTTCAGGTACGTGATTGAGGGAGAGGATAAGACTCCCATCCGGCTCAAGATCGAAATCAACACGCGTGAGCGGGAAGCCTATGATCCGATCCAGTTGCGCCCCTTCAAGGTCGAGAACCCGTGGTTCTCGGGCGCGGCTGACATCCCGATATTCTCCGACGAGGAGTTACTGGCCACCAAGCTTCGCGCGCTGCTCCAGCGCAAGAAGGGCCGCGATCTCATCGACCTTTCGCACGCGCTGGCGATCTTCGAGGCGCTCGACGTGCAGAAAGTTGTCGATCTTTTTGGTCGCTACCTGATGGCGACCGAGACAGTCATATCCAGGGCGCAGGCCGAACAGCGCATGTTCGAAAAGCTGGATGAGCGCAACTTTATGGCCGATGTGCGCCCGTTGCTTGCCGCCGACGAGCGGGAGACCTTCGACGAGGCGGCGGCACGAGCATCCTTCATCGCCGTGTTCGATCAGATCATCCGCCTGCTCCCCGGAGCCGCCTGGGCACGCACCGACGAGATGCGGAAACGGTTCGGGCTATAA
- a CDS encoding IS3 family transposase (programmed frameshift), whose amino-acid sequence MTQSRKKYTPEFKAKVALHAIKGEQTIAELAKFYELHPVQISHWKKQLLDSAASIFACPRATKDSQQTVAVDELYRQIGELKVERDFLARKVCQMNRSIRMEMLERSEGTLPLVHQCQLLDLPRSSVYYRPAMASEEDLHLMALLDKQYLLRPSYGSRRMTLWLRDQGYRVSRKRIQRLMGLMGIEAIYQKPNTSKGEQGSQLWPYLLRGVAVVRSNQVWCADITYIPMPKGFLYLIAVMDWHSRFVLSWQLSNTMDTHFCLEALEGALAFGKPEIFNTDQGSQFTSEPWTRRLLNQGIQISMNGRGRCLDNVFVERLWRSLKYEEVYLKVYMNGLEAQANISEYLHFYNRERRHQSLHYLTPQAVYEAGSVTACLQAQEVLTLN is encoded by the exons ATGACGCAAAGCCGCAAAAAGTACACACCTGAGTTTAAAGCGAAAGTCGCCCTCCATGCCATCAAGGGCGAGCAGACGATTGCTGAATTGGCCAAGTTCTACGAATTACATCCGGTTCAGATCTCGCACTGGAAAAAGCAACTTCTTGATTCTGCCGCTTCCATTTTTGCCTGCCCACGAGCCACAAAAGATTCGCAGCAGACGGTAGCTGTCGATGAGTTGTACAGGCAGATTGGTGAACTGAAGGTAGAACGCGATTTTTTAGCGCGCA AAGTGTGCCAGATGAACCGCAGCATTCGCATGGAAATGCTGGAACGTTCTGAGGGTACACTGCCTCTTGTTCACCAATGTCAATTGTTAGACTTGCCTCGCTCTTCTGTCTATTACCGACCAGCTATGGCCTCAGAAGAAGACCTGCATCTGATGGCGCTGCTGGATAAACAGTACCTGCTTAGACCGTCTTACGGTTCAAGACGTATGACTCTGTGGTTGCGAGACCAGGGCTACCGGGTGAGCCGCAAGCGGATTCAGCGGCTGATGGGGTTGATGGGCATCGAAGCGATCTACCAGAAGCCTAACACCAGTAAGGGAGAACAAGGCAGCCAGCTCTGGCCTTATCTTTTGCGTGGCGTAGCCGTGGTACGTTCCAATCAAGTATGGTGTGCGGATATCACATATATTCCGATGCCAAAAGGCTTTCTGTACCTGATCGCTGTAATGGACTGGCACAGTCGCTTTGTCTTGTCCTGGCAGTTGTCAAACACGATGGACACACACTTCTGTCTGGAGGCACTGGAAGGAGCGCTTGCCTTTGGCAAACCAGAGATCTTCAACACAGATCAGGGTAGCCAGTTCACCAGCGAGCCCTGGACAAGAAGGCTGCTAAATCAAGGCATCCAAATCAGTATGAATGGGCGTGGCCGCTGTCTGGATAATGTGTTCGTAGAGCGATTATGGAGGTCGCTCAAGTACGAAGAGGTGTACCTTAAGGTGTACATGAATGGATTGGAGGCACAGGCAAATATCAGCGAGTACCTGCATTTCTACAACCGGGAAAGACGGCATCAAAGCTTGCATTACCTGACGCCGCAGGCAGTGTATGAGGCAGGAAGTGTGACGGCATGCTTGCAAGCGCAGGAGGTATTGACGCTCAACTGA
- a CDS encoding type IV secretory pathway, VirB4 component has product MIQADKSTRYADIFPYKWLGGPFLGTACGRIRFVFKVIGGCNPEALMPDQLTVFADMIAGFCNRTLPVWDHLQTFVMVSPDVRPVLDEHMAQVVTQSDFVRELEKERCRGFIHRAQNGQCAALETYICAGFDPYIERRQGLLGYLRPDLPGLLHWQEVHPPEGDSLAPQVILSGALERLAQIESFLTTAGLEVQMMDGPQLRHLLQQAQYPAYSLTGHTSDALPIGRYTFLDDCVIQTIGNRHLGQSEQRTYYTCLVPRTFAQVTCAGMLVPYISEGNFTRLSISTARPSDTANQMHISIKKNLGELANAFQAMIGRGQSMASSVQQGDLQYTEQRIFQDKTNIVQCGIIVVVAAPDRENLQYAVKQTCDRWRSLFQMELEVGRKWQEDLWFASLPAAPVPPPESVRNRCFPENAADFMLPVLPWQGSPKKNFLIANRWRQVIGYDLFNFTSCHGILGGRTGEGKSFQALDLYLQAAAVGCRGVILDKMGSYYFLFKHVLGGMARTMQPGTFTINPFEFYLGEGQDLRTATVPPSRIEALKACFATVLGLQRDTNGNIRALLTKAISLTYQRILPTGRYPIISDLIDTLRLFLEGQGFQECEIEFTSQSFKELVSSTLVSLFEFNTENSMLKLCFNGQSSERFFEHDHIYFDLAPLGKGTMTQRLVAQLLATSIDEWVQTVPKRTLIIFEEIWSDVTDNPEMVNLMKNSVRAYRRYGVRVFFVTQSFGDILDSEYARDLFEQTRVRIALKQDNFHKSAQDLKANPIALATINTLETVKGDFSELFFFWDNDRSAVVNFSTPMRYWVATTDELDTPWRNYLVNELKMDAREAIVRLARTFPNGVHDATLLDKFKAGEFDLAPYGEPDPTPPAPETPPPGELQHVY; this is encoded by the coding sequence ATGATACAGGCAGATAAATCTACTCGCTACGCAGATATCTTTCCTTATAAGTGGCTCGGGGGACCGTTTCTGGGAACGGCTTGCGGTCGCATCCGCTTCGTCTTCAAGGTGATCGGAGGCTGCAATCCCGAAGCGTTGATGCCGGATCAGCTGACCGTGTTTGCCGACATGATCGCAGGCTTCTGCAACCGGACGCTGCCCGTCTGGGATCATCTGCAGACGTTTGTGATGGTAAGCCCCGATGTCCGGCCCGTCCTCGACGAGCACATGGCTCAAGTCGTGACCCAATCAGATTTTGTCCGGGAACTGGAAAAGGAGCGCTGCCGGGGGTTTATCCATCGTGCTCAAAACGGCCAATGCGCTGCGCTGGAAACCTACATCTGCGCCGGTTTCGATCCCTACATCGAGCGCCGTCAGGGACTGCTGGGCTACTTGCGGCCAGACCTGCCTGGCCTGCTCCACTGGCAGGAGGTCCATCCTCCCGAGGGCGATAGCCTCGCTCCGCAAGTGATCCTCTCCGGTGCACTCGAACGGCTCGCCCAGATCGAGAGCTTCCTCACCACTGCCGGCCTGGAGGTGCAGATGATGGACGGGCCACAGCTACGCCACCTGCTGCAGCAGGCCCAGTACCCTGCCTATTCTCTTACCGGGCACACCAGTGATGCTCTGCCCATCGGTCGCTACACTTTCCTCGATGACTGTGTCATCCAGACGATTGGTAACCGGCATCTGGGACAGTCGGAGCAGCGCACCTACTACACCTGCCTGGTGCCCAGAACCTTTGCTCAGGTGACCTGTGCGGGCATGCTCGTCCCCTACATCTCGGAGGGCAACTTCACCCGACTGTCTATCTCCACGGCCCGGCCCTCCGATACCGCCAACCAGATGCACATCAGCATCAAGAAGAACCTGGGGGAGCTGGCCAATGCCTTCCAGGCGATGATCGGTCGGGGCCAGTCGATGGCTTCTTCAGTCCAGCAGGGCGATCTCCAGTACACCGAGCAACGCATCTTTCAGGACAAGACCAATATCGTCCAGTGCGGCATCATCGTCGTCGTCGCTGCCCCAGATCGCGAGAACCTCCAGTACGCCGTCAAACAGACCTGCGATCGCTGGCGGTCGCTGTTCCAGATGGAACTGGAAGTGGGCCGCAAGTGGCAGGAGGATCTGTGGTTCGCGAGTCTACCGGCGGCACCGGTGCCGCCGCCTGAGAGCGTCCGTAACCGCTGCTTTCCAGAAAATGCTGCCGATTTCATGCTGCCGGTGCTCCCCTGGCAGGGCTCACCCAAAAAAAATTTCCTCATCGCCAACCGCTGGCGGCAGGTGATTGGCTACGACCTGTTCAACTTCACCAGTTGCCACGGCATTCTGGGCGGGCGAACGGGCGAAGGCAAGTCCTTCCAGGCACTGGACCTGTACCTGCAGGCAGCAGCGGTCGGCTGCCGGGGTGTGATCCTCGACAAGATGGGCAGCTACTACTTTCTGTTCAAGCATGTTCTGGGCGGCATGGCCCGCACGATGCAGCCGGGCACCTTCACGATCAATCCCTTCGAGTTCTACCTGGGCGAGGGCCAGGATCTGCGCACCGCCACCGTGCCGCCCAGCCGGATCGAGGCGCTCAAAGCCTGCTTTGCCACAGTGCTCGGCCTGCAACGCGACACCAACGGCAACATCCGCGCCCTGCTCACCAAAGCGATCAGCCTTACCTATCAGCGCATTCTGCCCACCGGTCGCTATCCGATCATCTCGGATCTGATCGACACCCTGCGCCTGTTTCTCGAAGGTCAGGGTTTTCAAGAATGCGAAATCGAGTTCACCAGTCAGAGCTTCAAGGAGCTGGTCTCCAGCACCCTGGTCAGCCTCTTCGAGTTCAACACCGAGAACTCGATGCTCAAGCTCTGCTTCAACGGCCAGTCCAGCGAACGCTTCTTCGAGCATGATCACATCTACTTCGACCTGGCTCCCCTGGGCAAGGGCACGATGACCCAGCGTCTGGTGGCCCAACTGCTTGCCACCAGCATCGACGAGTGGGTGCAGACCGTCCCGAAGCGCACCTTGATCATCTTCGAGGAGATCTGGTCGGATGTCACCGACAACCCGGAGATGGTCAACCTGATGAAGAACTCCGTCCGCGCCTACCGCCGCTATGGCGTGCGGGTCTTCTTCGTCACCCAGTCGTTCGGGGACATCCTCGATAGCGAATACGCCCGTGACCTGTTCGAGCAGACGCGGGTGCGGATCGCCCTCAAGCAGGACAACTTTCACAAATCCGCCCAGGATCTCAAGGCCAACCCGATCGCCCTCGCGACGATCAATACCCTCGAAACTGTCAAGGGCGACTTCTCGGAGCTGTTCTTCTTCTGGGACAACGACCGCAGCGCTGTGGTCAACTTCTCGACGCCGATGCGCTACTGGGTGGCAACTACCGACGAGCTGGACACCCCCTGGCGCAACTATCTGGTGAACGAGCTGAAAATGGATGCCCGCGAAGCGATCGTCCGTCTGGCACGAACTTTCCCCAACGGCGTCCATGATGCCACCCTGCTGGACAAGTTCAAAGCAGGCGAGTTCGACCTCGCCCCTTACGGCGAACCAGACCCCACTCCTCCCGCCCCCGAAACTCCACCACCCGGCGAACTCCAGCATGTCTACTGA
- a CDS encoding nuclease-related domain-containing protein, whose protein sequence is MPNQAGQNVQKLAIRRRNQALGLGICAFCLVLISLAILVFNSGLLSLAALPLIGSAYFAWRSRQLIRQVARAKKGAQAERQVARLLESLPGGWQLSFGERYPVVGDIDALVIAPDKRAWCIDVKSHRGTVLLRSGQLWRVDFQGNERRFEKDFIASAKTQARLASARKKLRVRPIIVFSAARVQTPRIVERVAILEMSELLNYLHNDHR, encoded by the coding sequence ATGCCCAATCAGGCCGGCCAAAACGTCCAGAAACTCGCCATCCGCCGCCGCAATCAGGCGCTCGGTCTGGGCATCTGCGCCTTCTGCCTGGTTCTTATCTCTCTTGCGATTCTGGTCTTCAACTCTGGCTTGCTGTCCCTCGCCGCACTGCCGCTGATAGGAAGCGCCTATTTTGCCTGGCGCTCCCGCCAGCTTATCCGCCAGGTGGCCAGAGCGAAAAAAGGTGCCCAGGCTGAGCGTCAGGTGGCCCGGTTACTCGAATCGTTGCCGGGGGGCTGGCAGCTGAGCTTCGGCGAACGCTATCCCGTCGTCGGCGACATCGATGCACTTGTGATCGCTCCTGATAAGCGCGCCTGGTGCATCGACGTCAAGTCTCACAGAGGCACCGTCCTGCTACGCTCCGGCCAGCTTTGGAGAGTCGATTTTCAAGGCAACGAGCGCCGCTTCGAGAAAGACTTCATAGCCTCTGCCAAAACCCAAGCGCGTCTGGCCTCCGCCCGCAAAAAGCTTCGCGTTCGCCCGATCATCGTCTTTTCTGCCGCCCGAGTGCAAACCCCCCGCATCGTTGAGCGGGTAGCCATCCTTGAAATGAGCGAGTTGCTCAACTACCTGCACAACGACCATCGCTGA
- a CDS encoding DUF1778 domain-containing protein: MSRRENTTQKEKRLSIRATEPQKMILAQAARVRGTNVSQFVLQASLNAAHMLLVDQTVFQLPPDQWEAFCQRLDEPPKVIPALQTLFNERDPF; encoded by the coding sequence ATGTCTCGGAGAGAAAACACGACGCAGAAAGAAAAGCGGCTTTCTATCCGAGCGACGGAACCGCAGAAAATGATTCTGGCACAAGCCGCGCGGGTGCGAGGCACGAATGTCAGCCAGTTTGTGCTTCAAGCGTCCCTTAACGCTGCCCACATGCTTCTTGTGGATCAGACAGTGTTCCAGTTACCGCCAGACCAGTGGGAAGCTTTTTGTCAGCGCCTCGATGAGCCGCCAAAAGTAATTCCAGCCTTGCAAACATTGTTCAATGAACGAGACCCGTTTTGA
- a CDS encoding calcium-binding protein, which yields MDEEREHRISMEIIVDAYGPEEQAIGWYCYLENNLQFPFSARYIDRRPRSGCDIVREVTVTGLAELEECEAEIYVLIDWDGDPLPVPLRKVDPFTTDEKTLEAVGDWHYWVDQGYGYT from the coding sequence GTGGATGAAGAACGCGAACACCGGATCTCCATGGAAATCATCGTTGACGCCTACGGCCCCGAAGAACAGGCCATAGGCTGGTACTGCTATCTGGAGAACAATCTGCAGTTTCCCTTTTCTGCTCGCTACATCGACCGCCGTCCCAGATCAGGCTGCGACATCGTTCGAGAGGTCACGGTGACAGGTCTGGCTGAACTGGAGGAGTGCGAGGCAGAGATCTATGTCTTGATTGACTGGGATGGTGATCCACTGCCGGTTCCCCTTCGCAAAGTTGATCCCTTCACGACGGATGAGAAGACTCTGGAAGCTGTAGGGGACTGGCACTACTGGGTGGACCAGGGGTACGGCTATACATAA
- a CDS encoding GNAT family N-acetyltransferase, which translates to MPDEQLNAPVLLTRNHELAGFDCGKPPLNDFLTKYALQNQTSGGARTYVLTRGERVLGYYSLAPASVFPEDAPARVTKGQGHYPVPTILMARFAIDRSEQAKGFGKAMLRDALRRSLAGAEAIGGRAFLIHAKDEDARAFYLKFGMEASPTNPLHLFLLFKDIRQSLGG; encoded by the coding sequence ATGCCGGATGAGCAGTTAAACGCCCCTGTTCTGCTGACCAGAAATCACGAACTCGCAGGTTTTGATTGTGGCAAGCCGCCGCTCAATGACTTCCTGACAAAGTACGCCCTGCAGAATCAGACAAGCGGAGGAGCGAGAACTTACGTCCTGACACGTGGGGAGCGTGTGCTCGGCTACTACAGTCTCGCTCCGGCTTCAGTGTTCCCGGAAGACGCTCCTGCTCGTGTCACCAAGGGACAGGGGCATTACCCCGTGCCGACTATTCTGATGGCACGATTTGCAATTGATAGAAGCGAGCAGGCAAAAGGATTTGGCAAAGCCATGTTGCGTGACGCTTTGCGCCGCTCTCTAGCGGGAGCAGAAGCGATCGGCGGACGGGCTTTTCTGATTCACGCCAAAGACGAGGACGCCCGTGCCTTTTACCTCAAATTTGGCATGGAAGCATCCCCGACCAATCCCCTGCATTTATTCTTGTTGTTCAAAGACATTCGCCAATCTCTTGGAGGTTGA
- a CDS encoding type IV toxin-antitoxin system AbiEi family antitoxin domain-containing protein codes for MLNLNMMLKSRASLPDYLTHLQAGGRVSFTRGEALEAVRLSDAAFLKSAARLRRKHMLLSPRHGFYVVVPPQFLSWEAPPPSWYIDDLMRHEGRPYYVGLLKAAELHGATHHAVMEFQVVTDRQLPKIRAGRSYIVFYFRKEMEPVLSAVERRKTDTGSMAVSSVELTCLDLIRYVHGAGGFDAVATVLVDLGEKIDGEKLALIAPHFERATVQRLGYLLDHLGHAAAAEALHRQLFEQSSVPWVKLDPARRKDKIVSTQGEPAEKNARWRVVVQHLPEIDE; via the coding sequence GTGCTAAATCTCAATATGATGCTAAAAAGCCGTGCCAGCCTTCCCGACTACCTCACCCACCTACAGGCGGGCGGGCGCGTTTCCTTCACGCGAGGTGAAGCCCTGGAGGCCGTGCGGCTTTCCGACGCCGCCTTCTTGAAAAGCGCGGCGCGTCTCCGGCGCAAACATATGCTGCTTAGTCCTCGCCACGGATTCTACGTGGTGGTGCCGCCCCAGTTCCTTTCCTGGGAGGCCCCGCCGCCAAGCTGGTATATCGACGACCTGATGCGGCATGAGGGCAGGCCCTACTACGTCGGCCTGCTCAAGGCAGCCGAGTTGCACGGCGCGACGCATCACGCCGTCATGGAATTTCAAGTCGTCACGGACAGGCAGCTTCCCAAAATCCGCGCCGGGCGGTCTTACATCGTGTTCTATTTTCGCAAGGAGATGGAGCCTGTCCTGTCTGCCGTCGAGCGTCGCAAAACCGACACCGGCAGCATGGCGGTGTCATCGGTTGAACTCACCTGTCTTGATCTGATCCGCTATGTTCATGGGGCGGGCGGCTTCGATGCCGTGGCGACGGTGCTTGTCGATCTCGGTGAGAAGATCGACGGCGAGAAGCTAGCGCTCATCGCCCCGCATTTCGAGCGGGCGACCGTCCAGCGGCTTGGCTACCTGCTAGATCACCTTGGACATGCGGCGGCAGCGGAAGCTCTGCACCGCCAGCTATTCGAGCAGTCTTCCGTCCCGTGGGTGAAGCTCGATCCGGCGCGGCGCAAGGACAAGATCGTGTCCACCCAAGGCGAGCCTGCCGAGAAAAACGCACGCTGGCGCGTCGTGGTGCAGCACCTGCCAGAGATCGACGAATGA